A DNA window from Sporosarcina sp. ANT_H38 contains the following coding sequences:
- a CDS encoding Rrf2 family transcriptional regulator — protein MKYSKATNYALHTIMYLTVVTPEKRIGVQQLAEKQGVSPTYLSKILTKLVKAGMIESVSGANGGYKLKPNWEAISFLDIIHAIEGSTSLFDCCLNHNPECLIQKAMVSAEEKMEQELKNQTIGDLAKKMSVIL, from the coding sequence ATGAAATATTCTAAAGCGACGAATTATGCACTTCATACGATTATGTATCTAACAGTGGTTACCCCTGAAAAGCGGATTGGTGTTCAACAATTGGCTGAGAAACAAGGGGTTTCCCCTACGTACTTGTCTAAGATATTAACAAAACTAGTTAAGGCAGGCATGATTGAATCAGTATCAGGGGCGAATGGTGGCTATAAGTTAAAACCGAATTGGGAAGCGATTTCATTCTTAGATATTATTCATGCAATAGAAGGATCGACTTCCTTATTTGATTGCTGTCTAAATCATAATCCTGAATGCTTAATTCAAAAGGCGATGGTTTCTGCAGAAGAAAAAATGGAGCAAGAATTAAAAAATCAAACAATAGGTGATCTTGCAAAGAAAATGTCAGTGATTCTTTAA
- the gltD gene encoding glutamate synthase small subunit codes for MGKPTGFMDFNREKGKEEAPLKRIKNWGEYASKLTDEALRTQGARCMDCGTPFCHMGIEIRGATAGCPINNLIPEWNDLVYKGKWQEALERLSMTNNFPEFTGRVCPAPCEGSCILAISDPAVSIKNIERTIIDKGFENGWIVPRIPVERTGKKIAIVGSGPAGLASADELNQAGHSVTVFERADRAGGLLMYGIPNMKLEKDIVERRIQLLQQEGIDFVLNTEIGKDISADHLKDEFDAIILCIGAQKQRELRLEGSESNGVHLAMDYLTFTTKSLLDSNFADRQFIDTKGKDVIIIGGGDTGADCVATAIRQNCKSVVQFGKHPQLPNIRAADNLWPTDPNIFKLEYAYEEAEAKYDKDPREYLIQTTRMVADEKGNLKELHTIQMEKILGEDGFHFFKEIPGTEKIWPAQFVFVAIGFEGAELSLPNQFGVNIVKKKIAATTKDYATNVEGVFTAGDARKGQSLIVWAIKEGQDVAKKVNEYVSKQPVIF; via the coding sequence ATGGGTAAACCTACTGGGTTTATGGATTTTAATCGAGAAAAAGGAAAGGAGGAAGCCCCTCTCAAACGTATTAAAAATTGGGGAGAGTATGCCTCGAAGTTAACAGATGAAGCACTTCGAACACAAGGTGCAAGATGTATGGATTGTGGGACTCCTTTTTGCCATATGGGGATTGAAATACGAGGCGCGACTGCCGGATGTCCCATTAATAACTTAATCCCTGAGTGGAATGATTTAGTGTATAAAGGAAAGTGGCAGGAAGCACTAGAAAGATTATCAATGACAAATAATTTTCCGGAATTTACGGGTCGTGTTTGTCCAGCCCCTTGTGAAGGATCTTGTATACTTGCCATTTCAGATCCAGCAGTATCGATTAAAAATATTGAGCGTACGATTATCGATAAAGGATTTGAAAATGGCTGGATAGTACCTAGAATTCCAGTAGAGCGCACAGGGAAAAAAATAGCTATAGTAGGCTCTGGACCTGCTGGACTTGCAAGCGCAGATGAGTTAAATCAAGCGGGTCATTCTGTAACTGTATTTGAACGTGCGGACCGTGCTGGTGGACTACTCATGTACGGGATTCCAAATATGAAACTAGAAAAAGATATAGTCGAACGTCGAATTCAATTACTTCAGCAAGAAGGAATCGATTTTGTGTTAAATACGGAAATTGGTAAAGATATTTCAGCAGATCATTTAAAAGACGAATTCGATGCGATTATTTTATGTATCGGCGCACAGAAACAACGTGAACTTCGTTTGGAAGGTAGCGAATCAAATGGAGTTCATCTTGCAATGGATTACTTAACTTTTACAACCAAAAGTTTGCTAGATTCAAATTTTGCTGACAGGCAATTTATCGATACAAAAGGGAAAGATGTCATCATAATTGGTGGAGGAGATACGGGGGCAGACTGTGTGGCAACAGCAATTCGTCAAAACTGCAAATCCGTTGTCCAGTTCGGAAAACATCCACAGCTACCAAATATAAGAGCGGCAGACAATTTGTGGCCAACCGATCCAAATATTTTTAAATTGGAATACGCTTATGAGGAAGCGGAAGCTAAATATGACAAAGATCCTCGTGAATACTTAATCCAAACGACGAGAATGGTCGCAGATGAGAAAGGAAATTTAAAAGAGCTCCATACAATTCAAATGGAAAAAATACTGGGGGAAGATGGGTTTCATTTCTTTAAAGAAATACCTGGTACAGAAAAAATTTGGCCTGCACAATTTGTGTTTGTTGCAATTGGATTTGAAGGAGCAGAACTTTCATTACCTAACCAATTTGGTGTAAACATTGTAAAGAAGAAAATTGCAGCAACAACAAAAGATTATGCAACAAATGTAGAAGGCGTATTTACTGCAGGAGATGCGAGAAAAGGTCAAAGTCTTATCGTTTGGGCCATTAAAGAAGGGCAAGATGTAGCGAAAAAAGTCAATGAGTATGTAAGTAAGCAGCCAGTCATTTTCTAA
- a CDS encoding SRPBCC domain-containing protein, translating to MNNYSTTTLTMIRNFDVASERVFDAWLNPELMRKWFFTLEGTNQVAQNNPQVGGTWEIIDQRDGKDYRAIGEYLEIDLSKKLVFTFKMPQFSDTEDTITVVLKSLELGCEMTFSQEIIVPHEENWTPTDIEKALGEYHDGSEHGWNLMFMGLKQLVETGRVSYTG from the coding sequence ATGAATAATTACTCTACAACTACTTTAACAATGATTAGAAATTTTGATGTAGCATCTGAAAGAGTTTTTGATGCATGGCTAAACCCGGAGCTGATGAGAAAATGGTTCTTTACATTGGAAGGGACCAATCAGGTGGCGCAAAATAATCCGCAAGTCGGAGGAACTTGGGAAATCATTGACCAGCGCGATGGAAAAGATTATCGAGCGATAGGAGAGTACCTTGAAATTGACCTATCGAAAAAATTAGTGTTTACCTTCAAAATGCCACAATTTAGTGACACAGAAGATACGATTACAGTAGTGTTAAAATCGCTTGAACTAGGCTGTGAAATGACATTTTCACAAGAAATCATCGTTCCACATGAGGAGAATTGGACACCGACTGATATTGAAAAAGCACTTGGAGAGTATCACGATGGATCCGAACATGGTTGGAATTTAATGTTCATGGGACTTAAACAATTAGTTGAGACAGGGAGAGTTAGCTATACAGGCTAA
- a CDS encoding NAD(P)/FAD-dependent oxidoreductase has translation MDNFDCIIIGAGPAGLNASLTLGRARRKIAVLDDGTNRNRVTQETHGFITRDGIKPQEFKDLGFDELKRYPSVSIFNTTVTEITKEPTSERFKVTTKDGHKYLTEKIILATGVQEVFPDIPSIRTYYGKSLFSCPYCDGWELRDKSLIVIAEKEDHALHLAKLVYNWSEDLVVATNGNEMSTVGVEQLQQRGIKVRTEPILKLHGDDGYLQQVEFKSGEIIARTGGFVVPSFYRPNKFVEQVGCEITELGAAVTDGLGRTSVMNIYIAGETEKAGPSSLLYAAADGSKAAFSVNMDLTMERF, from the coding sequence ATGGATAATTTTGATTGTATAATTATTGGGGCTGGACCAGCTGGTTTAAATGCTAGCTTAACGTTGGGTAGAGCAAGAAGAAAGATAGCAGTATTAGATGATGGAACAAACAGGAATAGAGTTACGCAAGAGACGCATGGTTTTATCACACGGGATGGCATTAAACCGCAGGAATTTAAAGACCTTGGCTTCGATGAACTGAAAAGATATCCTTCCGTATCTATTTTTAACACGACGGTTACTGAAATTACTAAAGAACCTACTAGTGAGCGATTTAAGGTCACGACAAAAGATGGGCATAAATACCTGACGGAAAAAATCATTTTAGCTACAGGCGTTCAAGAAGTGTTTCCGGACATTCCATCTATTAGAACATACTACGGGAAAAGTCTGTTTAGTTGCCCGTATTGCGATGGCTGGGAACTTCGGGACAAATCCTTAATTGTCATCGCTGAAAAAGAAGATCACGCGCTGCATTTGGCTAAACTTGTGTATAACTGGTCAGAAGATTTAGTAGTTGCAACCAATGGCAATGAAATGTCTACGGTAGGCGTAGAACAGTTACAACAACGTGGCATTAAGGTGAGGACAGAACCGATTCTAAAATTACACGGGGATGATGGCTATTTACAACAGGTTGAGTTTAAGTCTGGAGAGATTATCGCAAGAACAGGCGGATTTGTCGTACCTTCTTTTTATCGTCCAAACAAATTTGTTGAACAAGTAGGTTGCGAGATAACAGAATTGGGAGCGGCTGTAACAGATGGTTTGGGACGCACATCTGTAATGAATATTTATATTGCTGGAGAGACAGAGAAAGCAGGACCCTCGTCTTTACTATATGCTGCCGCTGATGGTAGTAAAGCTGCATTTTCTGTGAATATGGATTTAACAATGGAACGTTTTTGA
- a CDS encoding amidase, whose amino-acid sequence MGKDLISLSIEELAPLIEKKEVSPVELTDAVLNQTDALNGRNNAYISITHESAKEFAKKAESEIANGNYRGKLHGIPMGIKDNIYFKDEVTTMASKIHSDFVSDYDATVIEKLRDSGVIFTGKLNMHEYAWGITNNSPHFGPARNPWDLGKIPGGSSGGSGVAIASNMSIGTLGTDTAGSIRIPSSACGIVGLKPTHGLVSKYGCWPLAWSLDHIGPMTKTVTDAAAMLEVLAGYDSKDPTSVNVPTMKYTEKLSGDVKDLVIGVNEDYFFKNVDSNVEKLVREGIQALVDQGAKVEVVSIPSLQYAEYAELITSLSEASTIHHKNLKKRPNDFGDDIRYLFELGEIPSAVDYLQAQQIRRMIKLEFQQAFEKVDVLITPTLPLIVPNIGEDLVTINGKNVDLIENIIRFTGPGNLTGLPALTIPCGLVDGMPAGMQIMGPAFREDIVLNVAYAFEKTNPLQGAQPKSLLATAVK is encoded by the coding sequence TTGGGTAAAGATCTCATCTCCCTTTCAATAGAAGAATTGGCGCCACTCATTGAAAAAAAAGAAGTTTCACCGGTTGAGTTGACAGACGCGGTATTGAATCAAACGGATGCTCTTAATGGGAGGAATAACGCATACATTTCAATCACGCATGAAAGTGCGAAAGAATTTGCAAAAAAAGCGGAAAGTGAAATTGCTAACGGGAATTATCGTGGAAAGCTCCACGGGATTCCAATGGGAATAAAAGATAATATCTATTTCAAAGATGAAGTGACGACAATGGCATCGAAAATTCACAGTGATTTTGTTTCGGATTATGATGCTACTGTCATTGAAAAACTTAGAGATTCCGGCGTCATTTTTACTGGGAAGCTTAACATGCATGAATATGCTTGGGGTATAACGAATAATAGCCCTCACTTCGGACCAGCGCGTAATCCATGGGATTTAGGTAAGATTCCAGGAGGATCAAGTGGAGGTTCTGGCGTAGCAATTGCTTCAAATATGAGCATTGGAACGTTAGGAACAGATACCGCTGGTTCAATCCGGATTCCATCATCGGCTTGTGGAATTGTCGGGCTAAAACCGACACATGGGCTAGTGAGTAAATATGGATGTTGGCCCCTTGCCTGGTCATTGGATCACATTGGTCCAATGACCAAGACGGTAACAGACGCCGCAGCAATGCTTGAAGTGCTTGCAGGTTATGATAGCAAAGATCCGACTTCCGTAAACGTACCGACAATGAAGTATACGGAAAAGTTAAGTGGGGATGTAAAGGATTTGGTCATCGGCGTCAATGAAGATTATTTCTTTAAGAACGTAGATTCAAATGTAGAGAAATTAGTCCGTGAAGGCATTCAAGCATTGGTAGATCAAGGAGCAAAGGTAGAGGTAGTTTCAATCCCTTCATTGCAATATGCTGAGTATGCGGAGCTGATTACATCCTTATCTGAGGCAAGTACGATTCATCATAAGAACTTGAAAAAACGTCCAAACGATTTTGGTGACGATATCAGGTATCTATTTGAACTCGGTGAAATCCCATCGGCGGTTGATTATTTACAAGCACAACAAATCAGAAGAATGATCAAACTTGAATTCCAACAAGCCTTTGAAAAAGTAGATGTGCTTATCACGCCTACATTACCGTTGATTGTACCGAATATTGGGGAAGACTTAGTCACTATTAATGGTAAGAACGTTGACCTAATCGAAAATATTATCAGATTCACTGGACCGGGTAATTTGACAGGACTTCCGGCATTGACAATTCCATGTGGATTGGTCGACGGAATGCCAGCGGGGATGCAAATTATGGGACCAGCATTCAGAGAGGACATCGTCTTAAATGTCGCATATGCGTTCGAAAAGACGAATCCATTACAAGGTGCACAGCCTAAATCACTTTTAGCTACAGCTGTAAAGTGA
- a CDS encoding DUF4306 domain-containing protein — MKKLIVLIFLLFAFAYSIFLTSWTGSYIMIEANWKNHIVFIPEKATEPQQIYEIDKLIYAFKIDPLLSIVCVSSFLLLIGFIVFWISKRFLHKPKV, encoded by the coding sequence TTGAAAAAGTTAATTGTTTTAATATTTCTATTGTTTGCATTTGCATATAGTATTTTTCTAACTTCTTGGACAGGTTCATACATTATGATTGAAGCGAATTGGAAAAATCACATTGTTTTCATTCCTGAGAAGGCTACTGAACCACAACAAATTTATGAAATTGATAAGCTCATTTATGCTTTTAAAATTGACCCACTGCTAAGTATAGTTTGTGTTTCATCATTTTTATTGCTAATTGGATTTATTGTTTTTTGGATTAGTAAGAGGTTCCTCCATAAACCAAAAGTATAG
- the gltB gene encoding glutamate synthase large subunit: MTFHQLPKAQGMYDPTFEHDACGIGLYAHIKGNATHDIVKKGLEMLCRLDHRAGRGSDGQTGDGAGLMVQIPDVYFRVVCNEWDLPKKGAYGVGMLFFTVNNEERAGIEQKINDMIIAEGQELIGWRTVPINASVLSGKAKETVPVVRQVFIRAINTIDSLAFERKLYVIRKQVEHWALQQDKKFYCASLSSQTIVYKGLLTPKEVDLFYVDLQDELFTSAFSLVHSRYSTNTFPSWERAHPNRYIVHNGEINTLRGNINWMKAREQQFVSEAFGEDLPKLLPIIDTDGSDSSMLDNAFEFFVLAGRKPAHTAMMLIPEPWTENHHITEEKKAFYSYHSSLMEPWDGPTAISFTDGKQIGAILDRNGLRPARYYVTKDDYIIFSSEVGVVDVEEENILYKERLTPGRMLLVDLEQGRIISDEEIKSDMANALPYQQWLDGNLVTITSGMEEPEQVDDLLFKQKAFGYTYEDIQKYMIPIALDGKDPIGSMGNDTPLAVLSDRPQSLFNYFKQLFAQVTNPPIDSIREHIVTSTMTLLGAEGDLLHPNPSNSERIFLDTPILTNSQFSQLNEMKSNKFQCATIDLTMSGNLEIDLHHVSKQADEYIAQGTTLLILSDRLLDVKQSTIPVLLAASSLHQYLLRTGNRTKVSIIVESGEAREVHQFAALIGFGVDAINPYLAYATIAEAIEEGHIDSSYAVAVAKYSKGIADGVVKVMSKMGISTVQSYRGAQIFEAVGISKEVIERYFTGTVSQLGGINLETILDEANKRHQAAIDSTGTSLDSGSDFQWRSTGEHHAFNPKTIHTLQWATRKGDYGLYRQYAEMANEERIGFLRNLLTFKKDVKCLPLEEVESVDSIVKRFKTGAMSFGSLSKEAHETLAIAMNRLGGKSNSGEGGEHPSRYELDANGDNRRSAIKQIASGRFGVKSHYLVQADELQIKMAQGAKPGEGGQLPGSKVYPWVADVRGSTTGVELISPPPHHDIYSIEDMAQLIHDLKNANRTARISVKLVAKSGVGTIAAGVAKGTADVIVISGYDGGTGASPKTSIKHTGLPWELGLAEAHQTLILNGLRDRVRLETDGKLMTGKDVVMAALLGAEEYGFATAPLIVLGCIMMRACHLDTCPVGIATQNPELRDKFTGSADYVVNFMKFVAEEVREYMALLGFRTVEEMVGRADVLEVSVRAKEHWKAKQLDLTALLYQPEGARTFKIPQNHKIEQSFDLRELLPKVKHAILSESKVELNYPIANTDRVVGTIIGSEISKQYGARGLADDSITLRFTGSAGQSFGAFIPKGMSMYVTGDVNDYFGKGLSGGKLIVTAPIQGVAEANVIAGNVALYGATSGTAFINGRAGERFAVRNSGVDVVVEGIGDHGCEYMTGGRAVILGDVGKNFGAGMSGGIAYVLVDDLDGFKQKCNTGMIGFERIELSEEKHAIRQLIMDHYYYTKSTKAMNILDKWEENVRRFIKVVPNEYKKMVDKIADYKRDGLTDDAAAMQAFLATSVNKEIMPHTLVKK; the protein is encoded by the coding sequence ATGACATTTCATCAATTACCGAAAGCACAGGGCATGTATGATCCAACGTTTGAACATGATGCATGTGGGATAGGTTTATATGCACATATAAAAGGAAATGCAACACATGATATCGTTAAAAAAGGATTAGAAATGTTATGTCGACTTGATCACCGTGCGGGACGTGGAAGCGATGGTCAAACGGGTGATGGTGCAGGATTGATGGTGCAGATACCAGATGTTTATTTTCGTGTTGTATGTAATGAATGGGATTTGCCGAAAAAAGGAGCTTATGGCGTAGGAATGCTTTTTTTTACAGTCAATAATGAAGAACGTGCGGGCATTGAACAAAAAATTAACGACATGATTATTGCGGAAGGGCAAGAACTCATTGGATGGAGAACAGTTCCAATTAACGCTAGTGTTCTAAGTGGAAAAGCAAAAGAAACAGTACCAGTCGTTCGTCAAGTATTCATCAGAGCAATAAACACAATTGATTCACTTGCATTTGAACGTAAATTATATGTCATTCGAAAACAAGTGGAGCACTGGGCACTACAGCAGGATAAAAAATTCTATTGTGCAAGTCTATCAAGTCAGACAATCGTCTATAAAGGATTACTTACTCCCAAAGAAGTCGATCTTTTCTACGTTGATCTTCAAGATGAGCTATTTACATCTGCCTTTTCATTAGTACATTCTCGCTATAGTACCAATACATTTCCAAGTTGGGAAAGAGCACATCCAAACAGATATATTGTTCATAACGGCGAAATAAATACATTACGTGGAAATATTAACTGGATGAAAGCACGGGAACAACAATTTGTATCAGAAGCATTTGGGGAGGACCTTCCAAAACTTTTGCCAATCATTGATACAGATGGGAGCGACTCTTCCATGTTAGATAATGCATTTGAATTTTTTGTACTTGCTGGTAGAAAACCGGCTCACACTGCCATGATGTTAATACCAGAACCTTGGACAGAAAATCATCATATAACTGAGGAAAAAAAAGCTTTCTATTCTTATCACAGCAGTTTAATGGAGCCATGGGATGGACCAACAGCTATTTCATTTACAGATGGGAAACAAATTGGAGCAATATTAGATCGCAATGGATTACGACCAGCTCGGTACTATGTGACAAAAGATGATTATATTATTTTCTCTTCTGAAGTAGGGGTAGTAGATGTAGAAGAAGAAAATATTTTATACAAAGAACGTTTAACCCCTGGAAGAATGCTACTTGTTGATTTAGAACAAGGTCGTATTATTTCAGACGAAGAAATTAAATCAGATATGGCAAATGCATTACCTTACCAACAATGGTTAGACGGAAATTTAGTAACTATTACATCTGGTATGGAAGAACCAGAGCAAGTAGATGACTTGTTGTTCAAACAAAAAGCATTTGGCTACACATATGAAGATATTCAAAAATACATGATTCCGATTGCATTAGATGGCAAAGACCCAATTGGATCAATGGGGAATGATACACCACTAGCCGTTTTATCAGATCGACCACAATCGTTATTTAATTATTTTAAACAGCTCTTTGCACAAGTAACAAATCCACCAATAGATTCAATTCGTGAGCATATTGTGACTTCTACAATGACGCTACTTGGTGCAGAAGGAGATTTACTGCATCCAAATCCATCTAATAGCGAACGAATCTTTTTAGATACACCTATTTTAACAAATAGCCAGTTTAGCCAACTAAACGAAATGAAATCAAACAAATTCCAATGTGCAACTATAGATTTAACCATGTCCGGAAATTTAGAAATCGATTTACACCATGTTTCTAAACAAGCGGATGAATATATAGCACAAGGAACAACTTTACTCATACTTTCCGACCGACTGTTGGATGTAAAGCAATCTACAATTCCAGTCCTACTGGCTGCAAGTAGCCTCCATCAATATTTACTTCGCACAGGAAATCGAACGAAGGTAAGCATTATTGTGGAATCCGGTGAAGCAAGAGAAGTGCATCAATTTGCTGCTCTGATTGGATTTGGGGTAGATGCGATTAATCCTTATCTTGCATATGCAACAATTGCAGAAGCAATAGAAGAAGGACATATCGATAGTAGCTATGCAGTAGCGGTTGCCAAATATAGCAAAGGTATTGCAGATGGTGTAGTGAAAGTAATGTCGAAAATGGGTATTTCAACTGTTCAAAGTTATCGCGGAGCACAAATTTTTGAAGCGGTAGGGATTAGTAAAGAAGTGATTGAACGTTATTTTACAGGAACTGTTTCCCAATTAGGAGGTATTAATCTAGAAACGATCTTGGATGAAGCGAATAAAAGACATCAAGCAGCTATAGATTCCACTGGGACTTCTTTAGATTCAGGTAGCGATTTCCAATGGAGAAGTACTGGTGAACATCATGCATTTAATCCAAAAACGATCCACACACTTCAGTGGGCTACTCGAAAAGGAGATTACGGTTTATATAGACAATATGCAGAAATGGCGAATGAAGAGCGTATTGGATTTTTACGTAATTTATTGACATTTAAAAAAGATGTTAAATGTCTTCCTCTGGAAGAAGTCGAGTCTGTAGATTCCATTGTCAAACGATTTAAAACGGGAGCGATGTCGTTTGGTTCATTAAGCAAAGAAGCCCATGAAACACTTGCTATTGCGATGAATCGTCTAGGTGGTAAAAGTAATAGTGGGGAAGGTGGAGAACATCCTAGCCGTTATGAACTAGATGCCAATGGAGATAACCGAAGAAGTGCCATTAAACAAATAGCGTCTGGTCGATTTGGAGTAAAAAGTCATTATTTAGTGCAAGCAGATGAACTGCAAATCAAAATGGCGCAAGGTGCGAAACCAGGCGAAGGCGGTCAGTTACCAGGTAGTAAGGTATACCCATGGGTAGCCGATGTTCGTGGATCGACAACTGGAGTTGAATTAATATCTCCACCTCCACATCATGATATTTATTCGATTGAAGATATGGCGCAATTAATTCATGACTTGAAAAATGCGAATAGAACTGCTCGTATTAGTGTGAAACTAGTGGCGAAATCGGGTGTTGGAACGATTGCTGCTGGGGTGGCAAAAGGTACAGCAGATGTGATTGTGATTAGTGGATATGACGGTGGAACAGGTGCATCTCCTAAAACAAGCATTAAACACACGGGACTCCCTTGGGAGCTAGGGCTCGCAGAAGCGCATCAAACATTAATATTAAACGGTTTACGTGATAGAGTGAGGCTGGAAACAGATGGGAAATTGATGACTGGTAAAGACGTTGTAATGGCTGCCTTACTTGGAGCTGAGGAGTATGGATTTGCAACAGCTCCATTAATCGTTTTAGGCTGTATTATGATGCGTGCGTGTCATCTAGATACTTGTCCAGTCGGAATTGCGACTCAAAATCCGGAACTTCGCGATAAATTCACTGGAAGTGCTGATTATGTTGTGAATTTCATGAAGTTCGTAGCGGAAGAAGTTCGTGAGTATATGGCGTTACTTGGATTCAGAACAGTAGAAGAAATGGTAGGACGTGCGGATGTGCTAGAAGTTAGTGTTCGTGCAAAAGAACATTGGAAAGCAAAACAATTGGATTTAACGGCATTGCTTTATCAGCCAGAGGGAGCACGTACGTTTAAAATTCCGCAAAATCATAAAATAGAACAATCATTTGACTTACGTGAATTATTACCAAAAGTAAAACATGCTATTCTAAGTGAATCTAAAGTGGAATTGAATTATCCAATTGCAAACACGGACCGTGTTGTAGGCACGATTATTGGAAGCGAAATTTCCAAACAATATGGTGCTAGAGGATTAGCCGACGATTCGATCACACTTCGATTTACAGGATCAGCCGGGCAAAGTTTTGGTGCGTTTATACCAAAAGGGATGTCTATGTATGTAACAGGGGATGTAAATGATTATTTTGGCAAAGGATTGTCTGGTGGTAAACTGATTGTCACTGCACCTATTCAAGGTGTTGCTGAAGCAAATGTTATTGCTGGAAATGTTGCGCTTTACGGTGCAACAAGTGGAACTGCATTTATAAATGGGCGCGCTGGGGAGCGCTTTGCGGTTAGAAATAGTGGTGTAGATGTTGTCGTAGAAGGCATTGGGGATCATGGCTGTGAATATATGACAGGTGGTCGTGCTGTCATATTAGGGGATGTTGGGAAAAATTTCGGCGCAGGAATGTCTGGCGGAATTGCGTATGTACTTGTTGATGACTTGGACGGATTTAAACAAAAATGTAACACAGGTATGATTGGATTTGAACGAATTGAATTATCAGAAGAAAAACATGCGATTCGCCAATTAATTATGGATCATTATTATTACACGAAAAGCACGAAAGCTATGAACATACTAGATAAATGGGAGGAGAATGTTAGGAGATTTATAAAAGTCGTGCCAAATGAATATAAGAAAATGGTCGACAAAATTGCTGACTATAAACGGGATGGTTTAACAGATGATGCAGCTGCAATGCAAGCATTTTTAGCAACTTCCGTGAACAAAGAAATAATGCCACACACGCTTGTGAAAAAATAA
- a CDS encoding MazG-like protein, whose product MKNMKFSEAVERSLQIRKSYHDLEIQYNEKEWMVEEDALAFLTDAGLVGRLTMSQQGHWPVNGETESELEHKIGECMWWLINLAERSCISAQ is encoded by the coding sequence ATGAAAAACATGAAATTTAGCGAAGCGGTTGAACGCTCTTTACAAATAAGAAAAAGCTACCATGATTTAGAGATACAGTATAATGAAAAAGAATGGATGGTAGAAGAAGATGCGTTAGCTTTCCTGACAGATGCTGGTTTGGTCGGTCGTCTAACAATGTCTCAACAAGGTCATTGGCCAGTAAATGGGGAAACTGAATCTGAACTTGAACATAAGATTGGTGAATGCATGTGGTGGCTGATTAATTTGGCTGAACGCTCTTGCATATCTGCTCAGTAA
- a CDS encoding four-helix bundle copper-binding protein, with product MNSKHEECLKACLECLEACNVCFDACLKEEDVKMMAVCIRLDRECADICAFAAQAMTRNSPFTKQIIELCATVCELCAEECSKHNHDHCQRCAESCRKCAEACRQMVA from the coding sequence ATGAATTCGAAACACGAAGAATGCCTAAAAGCTTGTTTAGAATGTCTAGAGGCATGTAACGTCTGTTTTGATGCGTGCCTGAAAGAGGAAGATGTGAAGATGATGGCTGTTTGTATCCGTTTGGACCGTGAATGTGCAGATATATGTGCGTTTGCAGCACAAGCAATGACGCGAAATAGCCCATTTACTAAACAGATTATAGAACTATGTGCAACAGTTTGCGAACTTTGTGCAGAGGAGTGTTCTAAACATAATCACGATCATTGTCAACGCTGTGCTGAATCTTGCCGAAAGTGTGCTGAGGCATGCCGACAAATGGTAGCTTAA
- a CDS encoding YdhK family protein: MKKQLLILGAATIIGLSGCGNNTSDEKSPNNNNESKHEDMNMEMHHSGTGEVPKNLKEAENPTYKVGGEAIIKTDHMKGMDGAVANIVGAYDTTAYAISYTPVTGGEKVENHKWVIQEEIKDTGDKPLEKGTEVTVEADHMEGMKGAKAEIDSAEQTTVYMINYTPTTGGEEVTNHKWVTESELSAN, translated from the coding sequence ATGAAGAAGCAATTACTTATTTTAGGCGCCGCAACAATTATCGGATTAAGTGGATGTGGAAATAATACGAGCGACGAGAAAAGTCCAAACAACAATAATGAATCTAAACATGAAGACATGAATATGGAGATGCACCATTCTGGCACTGGTGAAGTCCCTAAAAACTTGAAAGAGGCAGAAAATCCAACCTATAAAGTCGGAGGTGAAGCAATTATTAAAACTGACCATATGAAAGGTATGGACGGTGCTGTAGCAAATATAGTAGGTGCTTATGATACTACTGCTTACGCTATATCGTATACCCCGGTTACTGGTGGAGAAAAAGTAGAAAATCATAAATGGGTTATCCAAGAAGAGATAAAAGATACTGGTGACAAACCTTTGGAAAAAGGAACTGAAGTTACCGTTGAGGCAGACCATATGGAAGGTATGAAAGGGGCAAAAGCAGAAATTGATTCAGCCGAACAAACTACTGTATATATGATCAACTACACTCCGACTACTGGTGGAGAAGAAGTTACAAATCATAAATGGGTAACAGAAAGTGAACTCTCTGCTAATTGA